The following proteins come from a genomic window of Methanoculleus caldifontis:
- a CDS encoding beta-CASP ribonuclease aCPSF1, translating into MVIEEKLRELKEQINKIVPSGITISDVEFEGPELVIYTDDPKLFADQADLIKILARDLRKRIVVRPNILEDPERAALEIRAVVPEGAGISDLFFDPETGEVLIEAEKPGVVIGKNGITLREITKQIGWTPKVVRTPPIESSTVKQVRTYLRSVKDERKAFLRTIGRRIHREVTSKDQWLRVTTLGCCREVGRAAFLISTPESKILLDCGEKPGSTTNGTPYLYVPEIYPLDSLDAVVLTHAHLDHCALVPLLFKYGYDGPVYSTPPTRDLSAMLQLDYLDVVRKETDKIPYTSNEVKAYMKHSITLNYGSVTDIAPDVKLTFHNAGHILGSAIAHFHIGEGLYNIAFTGDFNYQKTRLFSPAVSSFPRLEALFMESTYGGSNDMQPQRKDAEDKLYETVSATIQRGGKVIIPAFSVGRSQEVMLALEEGIRRQKIPPVKIYLDGMIKEATAIHTTYPEYLNSDLRNQIFREGLNPFLSEAFVQVDSPDLREKVISGDPCVIITTSGMLNGGPVMEYLKALGPDERNALVFVGYQAEGTLGRRIQKGWREIPLGWRETIVINLEIATSDGFSGHSDRKQLMSYVAHLQPRPEKIFTIHGDENKTIDLASSIYKRHRIETHSPLNLETYRMI; encoded by the coding sequence ATGGTGATTGAAGAGAAACTTCGGGAATTAAAGGAGCAGATCAATAAGATTGTTCCCAGCGGGATCACGATCTCGGACGTTGAGTTTGAGGGGCCCGAGCTCGTGATCTATACCGATGATCCGAAACTGTTTGCCGACCAGGCGGACCTGATCAAGATACTGGCACGCGATCTCCGGAAACGCATCGTCGTGCGCCCGAATATCCTCGAGGACCCCGAACGGGCGGCCCTGGAGATCAGGGCCGTCGTACCGGAGGGCGCGGGGATCTCCGACCTCTTCTTCGACCCGGAGACGGGCGAGGTCCTGATCGAGGCGGAGAAGCCCGGCGTGGTCATCGGAAAGAATGGGATAACGCTCCGCGAGATCACGAAGCAGATCGGCTGGACGCCGAAAGTAGTCCGGACGCCGCCCATCGAGAGTTCGACGGTGAAGCAGGTCCGCACCTACCTCCGGTCGGTGAAGGACGAGCGCAAAGCGTTCCTGCGGACGATCGGCCGCCGCATCCACCGGGAGGTCACGAGCAAAGACCAGTGGCTGCGGGTCACGACGCTCGGCTGCTGCCGGGAGGTCGGCCGTGCTGCGTTCCTGATCTCGACACCGGAGAGCAAGATCCTGCTGGACTGCGGGGAGAAACCGGGCAGCACCACGAACGGGACGCCCTACCTCTACGTGCCCGAGATCTATCCTCTCGACTCGCTCGACGCGGTGGTGCTCACCCACGCGCACCTCGATCACTGCGCTCTCGTCCCGCTCCTCTTCAAGTACGGCTACGATGGGCCTGTCTACTCGACTCCCCCGACGAGAGACCTCTCGGCGATGCTCCAGCTCGACTACCTGGACGTCGTCCGGAAGGAGACGGACAAGATCCCCTACACCTCAAACGAGGTGAAGGCCTACATGAAGCACTCCATCACGCTCAATTACGGCAGCGTGACCGATATCGCTCCCGACGTCAAACTCACCTTCCACAACGCGGGGCATATCCTCGGGTCGGCCATCGCGCACTTCCACATCGGGGAAGGGCTCTACAACATCGCGTTCACCGGGGACTTCAACTACCAGAAGACGAGGCTCTTCTCTCCCGCGGTATCGTCCTTCCCGCGCCTTGAGGCGCTCTTCATGGAGAGCACCTACGGCGGGTCGAACGACATGCAGCCCCAGAGGAAAGACGCCGAGGATAAACTCTACGAGACGGTCTCGGCGACGATCCAGCGCGGCGGCAAGGTGATCATCCCCGCGTTCTCCGTCGGCCGGTCGCAGGAGGTCATGCTCGCCCTCGAGGAGGGTATCCGCCGGCAGAAGATCCCGCCGGTGAAGATCTACCTCGACGGCATGATCAAGGAAGCGACGGCGATTCACACGACCTACCCGGAGTATCTCAACAGCGATCTCCGGAACCAGATCTTCCGCGAGGGCTTGAACCCCTTCCTCTCCGAGGCGTTCGTCCAGGTGGACTCGCCGGACCTCCGCGAGAAGGTGATCTCGGGCGACCCCTGCGTCATCATCACGACGAGCGGTATGCTGAACGGCGGGCCGGTGATGGAGTACCTCAAGGCCCTCGGCCCCGACGAGCGCAACGCGCTCGTTTTCGTCGGCTACCAGGCGGAAGGGACGCTCGGCCGGCGTATCCAGAAGGGATGGCGCGAGATCCCGCTCGGCTGGCGCGAGACGATCGTGATCAACCTTGAGATCGCGACGAGCGACGGGTTCTCCGGCCATTCTGATCGGAAGCAGCTGATGAGCTACGTCGCTCACCTCCAGCCGCGCCCGGAGAAGATCTTCACCATCCACGGCGACGAGAACAAGACGATCGACCTTGCGAGCTCGATCTACAAGCGGCACCGCATCGAGACCCACTCCCCCCTGAACCTCGAGACCTACCGCATGATCTAG
- the psmB gene encoding archaeal proteasome endopeptidase complex subunit beta encodes MKGTTTVGLIFEGGVVLATEMRATMGNLIASKRAKKIYQITPRIGLTTAGGVGDAQQLVRILQVECNLFEMRRGKTMSVGAASTLLSNYLNQNRYYPYYVQLLMGGFDEEGPSVYSVDAMGGATKEEDIVATGSGSPFAYGVLEDQYRADMKEDEAKDLAVRAVRSAMRRDSASGEDIMVVVITKDKYEEHIERGLQRPSAARPTT; translated from the coding sequence ATGAAAGGTACAACCACGGTAGGGCTGATCTTTGAAGGTGGGGTCGTCCTTGCGACGGAGATGCGGGCGACGATGGGAAACCTCATCGCAAGCAAGCGCGCCAAGAAGATCTACCAGATCACGCCGAGGATCGGTCTCACCACTGCCGGCGGCGTCGGCGATGCGCAGCAGCTGGTCCGGATCCTGCAGGTCGAGTGCAACCTCTTTGAGATGCGCCGCGGCAAGACCATGTCTGTCGGTGCCGCGTCGACCCTGCTCTCGAACTACTTGAACCAGAACCGCTACTATCCCTACTATGTCCAGCTCCTGATGGGCGGATTCGATGAGGAGGGACCGAGCGTCTACTCCGTCGACGCCATGGGCGGGGCGACCAAGGAAGAGGATATCGTCGCTACGGGCTCCGGCTCTCCGTTCGCCTACGGCGTGCTCGAGGACCAGTACCGTGCCGACATGAAGGAGGACGAGGCGAAGGATCTTGCCGTTCGCGCCGTCCGGTCGGCGATGCGCCGTGACTCCGCATCCGGGGAGGACATCATGGTGGTCGTCATAACGAAAGACAAATACGAAGAACACATAGAGCGCGGGTTGCAGAGACCCTCTGCAGCCCGCCCGACAACCTAA